DNA sequence from the Salminus brasiliensis chromosome 3, fSalBra1.hap2, whole genome shotgun sequence genome:
AAGCAGCAGCTCTGCTTATATTTAGCCTTTGCGCAGTCGCTAAGAAATATGACTCCGTCTTCTTAGTGGTTGGCCTGAAATGGGGGGTCTAAATGTGGATCTTGCTCAATCATGATGACGTTCACAAGTCGAAAGTTCGGGATTGTTTTTCTGACCGTTCTTCTTCCATGACCTTGTTAAATGAAGTGGTTTACCAAAACTCCAGTTCGCAGTTTTGCCCCTTAATCGATCAACATGTCAGAAAATGTACTTTTCGTTTTTGATATGGAGCTGTGAGGTCAATGTAATATCTTCTTGATTGATTACTATTTACCTTTGTTGGCCATGTAATGTTGTAATGCATGTTGTCCATGCTAATtatgaacatggcttgtgatcAATAGTGTTTCCCCTTCCTTTTGCCTTTCCCTGTGCCCCTTTTGGTTACATGCTTTAAGCTCTTCATTTCTTATTTCTTCAGACCCCTTTGCTGATGCAACTAAGGGTGATGATCGGCTCCCAGCTGGGACTGAGGACTACATCCACATAAGAATCCAGCAGCGGAACGGCAGGAAGACTCTGACCACTGTTCAGGGCATCGCCGATGACTATGATAAGAAGAAGCTAGTCAAGGCCTTTAAGAAGGTTAACaccttaattattttaaaagtcTTTAGCTTCGGATGCATGAAACTAGAGCTTGACTCCAGTTATGTGTTCAAGTCTAAAATTATGCTTAGGGCGTAAGTCTTTTTAAACCTTAAACTCTGCGTTCTTGTGGTTAGAACTTGCTGGTAAAGTTCTTTATTACTAATTTTTACACTTGAGCATTTATTTGCTGTTTAAAATTAGGCTTCTGCCCTGAGCTCTCTTTATTGAGTTCCCAAGAGGTACccacaataaaataaacatgtatAACTGTGGAAGCCAAGTTACTTATAATACAAGTAATAGAAACTAAATATTGCCTCctttttatttgcagaaatttgCCTGCAATGGGACAGTGATTGAGCACCCTGAGTATGGTGAAGTGATTCAGCTGCAAGGTGACCAGCGCAAGAATATCTGCCAGTTCTTGACTGATGTAAGTTGGTTTTGGTACTCCTTGTGTGCTAACTTTAATACCTAGATCAGACCTAAACCTTGACtaaatgtgaaaatgcacatttttaaatgtggtCTAAATGCTCATTGAGGTTTGGTCCAAGTCTATGTTGAGGCTTAAGTGCTGTCCACAAAGCCAGCCCTGTAAGTTCACCAATGACCTTTaatatttttcctttttaactTTCTCCCAACAGATTGAACTGGCCAAAGAGGAGCAGCTCAAGGTCCACGGTTTTTAGAGGCTTCGGCGAAGTGCCCCCACCCTGACCCAAACACTgattcccctcccctccctcgtCCCTTGCTGGTATTTCCCACCGACCCCTACTCCCCCATGAACGTACATAGCAAACGCTGAAAATGAAAGTGATTGCGTCTGATTTAAGACTCTTCAGCAGTAGGGCTTCTTTATTAAAGAGCCCAGTCCAGTTACAGCATGGACAGTCAGCAACACAAACGATACGGGATGAAtggtaatttattttaattttcccCCTTCTCCCCTTTTTCCCCTCTCCTTTTTTAGTTAGACTTGTGCTTTCAAGCGCAATTccatgtccttttcttttttttattatggttTTGTACAAGTTTCAATAAAAATCCTCAGATGCTACGTTTTGCACAATTGTTGGTTTAAGTCAGGTGGGGGGGTTAAGGTGAAGACTGGTGATGTACCCCAGGTTTTGTTTATTCTCCACAATAATGGATCGCATATGTGCTGTGGGCCGGCCTGTTACAGGATTACACTGGAGTGCTGCTGGAGCACTGATCATGGCGAGCCCACCTTAACTTTTTAATATCtgctttcccccccccccattctttTAAAATACACTCATTTCAGTTTTCTaatcttgtatttttttttgacGAATAAACAAAATATCCCTTACCTGCTCTTGTTctgtagttttcttttttttgggatTAAATGAAAGTTATTGATTAGTGTCCCAGCCAGAAATGTCGGACAGAcagtcttgtccctgtagagaggtattgcTAATGGGTTAGGGCTCTGAAGGTGGTTCGTCTATTAGCACCCTGCCTGATGCCAAGGGTTGGCttgaggggtgtaaagcctcccagcatggTGCTGTGGAGCGATAGTTTTCtctccagtactttttgggtgAGATTGGGTGGTGACAATTCAGCATTCTGACCTCACAAgtgctcttgctgctgaatacaGTTAAGTCTTCACAGCAATGAGCCTAaaatccaaaatctagcagaaagcctttcttTGGTAGTTGCTCCAGCGAAAGAATTATGTCCAAATACATGTGCCTGTTTAGTGTATTAGCTGCTTGTGGCCTTGAACTGACAGGGGccctttatgtatttatgtttaagATTGTTTATGGCAGAATTGTTGAGTTTGCCCTGTGTAATCTTTTCATGGGTCTTAAAATCTGCCCTTGGCCATGTGTCTTCCAGCAGCAATGACCCAATTCTTTTTGGCTGTGTT
Encoded proteins:
- the eif1 gene encoding eukaryotic translation initiation factor 1; the protein is MSAIQNLQTFDPFADATKGDDRLPAGTEDYIHIRIQQRNGRKTLTTVQGIADDYDKKKLVKAFKKKFACNGTVIEHPEYGEVIQLQGDQRKNICQFLTDIELAKEEQLKVHGF